A part of Capsicum annuum cultivar UCD-10X-F1 chromosome 6, UCD10Xv1.1, whole genome shotgun sequence genomic DNA contains:
- the LOC107873835 gene encoding uncharacterized protein LOC107873835 codes for MKLPIVFLLAVLCLPYIINSQDRTLTYQSPIPFTPEAYAFFHPNTQEQNTRNENLCDSSQSDCSDQLPTASNLAYESLSPPQGGGLRLGGGMTGIPIGLVFAILLGLVILVVVITRNRNAKQANNAQLTV; via the coding sequence ATGAAATTACCAATAGTTTTCTTGCTTGCTGTTCTTTGCTTACCATACATTATTAATTCTCAAGATAGAACTCTGACTTATCAAAGCCCCATTCCCTTCACACCAGAAGCATACGCGTTTTTCCACCCTAATACTCAAGAGCAAAATACtagaaatgaaaatttgtgtgATTCATCACAATCAGATTGTTCTGATCAATTACCTACAGCATCAAATCTAGCATATGAAAGCTTATCGCCACCACAAGGTGGTGGGCTTCGACTAGGTGGTGGGATGACTGGAATTCCGATCGGTCTTGTTTTTGCTATTCTTCTCGGACTTGTGATTCTCGTTGTGGTCATCACAAGGAACCGCAACGCGAAGCAAGCTAATAACGCTCAGCTTACTGTTTGA
- the LOC107874636 gene encoding protein disulfide isomerase-like 1-4: protein MLLKRCNRIMSNRVIIFFLLFSLFLTPSSSNNYNEDEFLSFLEDYEDSTEPDSPNHGRPKFPSEPFDRAEEEDEDIKIDDKDVVVLTDSSFNEFVEDNKYVMVHFYTPWNGHCKALAPEYADAATELKAANVVLAKINAVKEVEMSDNLEVRSFPTIFFFVDGDPEPYFGRRTKNAIVTWIKKKIGLGVYNITTTEDAERVLTSEDKVVLAYLDSLVGSATDQLAAASEHENDVKFYQTTNPNVAKLFNIDDNVKPPALVMLKKEPEKVVHYDGKFKKAEVAKFVSANKLPLVTTFDKETAHSIFASPIKKQILLFATANDTDKLFPTFQDAAKLFKGKLNFVYVKTDDHEVGKPVSHYFGVSGDSPQVIGYIEEDDRKKFRFHGDITLERIKAFNEDFLDDKLKPFYKSDPVPVTNDADVKIVVGNNFDEIVLNESKDVLLEIYATWCRHCQALEPIFNKLARHLHGVESLVIAKMDGTRNEHPRAKFKGFPSLQFFPAGNKSTDPIRVHSEATLVELYKFIKKHAAIPFKLQRPASSKEGVKGEPGNVKDEL from the exons ATGCTGCTAAAGAGATGTAACAGAATAATGTCGAATCGAGTgatcatcttcttcctcctcttttcTCTCTTCCTCACTCCATCCTCCTCCAACAACTACAACGAAGACGAATTCCTCAGCTTCCTCGAAGACTACGAGGATTCAACCGAACCAGACAGCCCGAATCATGGCCGTCCTAAGTTCCCTTCAGAGCCATTTGATCGCGCTGAAGAGGAGGACGAGGACATTAAGATTGATGATAAGGACGTTGTAGTATTGACTGATAGTAGTTTTAACGAATTCGTGGAGGATAATAAGTATGTGATGGTGCATTTTTACACTCCCTGGAATGGACATTGTAAGGCTTTGGCTCCGGAATATGCAGATGCTGCAACGGAGCTGAAAGCAGCGAATGTGGTGCTCGCGAAGATCAATGCCGTTAAGGAGGTTGAGATGTCTGATAACCTTGAAGTCCGAAGTTTTCCTACAATCTTTTTCTTTGTTGACGGTGATCCTGAACCTTACTTTGGCCGAAGAACCAA AAATGCAATTGTCACTTGGATAAAGAAGAAGATAGGACTCGGTGTTTACAATATAACTACAACAGAAGATGCTGAGCGTGTATTAACCTCTGAGGACAAAGTTGTTCTAGCGTACCTCGACTCTTTGGTG GGTTCCGCGACAGATCAACTTGCAGCTGCTTCAGAACATGAAAATGATGTAAAGTTTTACCAGACGACAAATCCTAACGTGGCTAAGCTATTCAACATAGATGACAATGTTAAACCCCCAGCTTTGGTCATGCTTAAAAAAGAGCCAGAGAAAGTGGTACACTATG ATGGTAAGTTCAAAAAAGCTGAAGTAGCTAAGTTTGTTTCAGCCAACAAGCTTCCTTTAGTGACAACTTTTGATAAAGAAACCGCCCATTCAATTTTCGCGAGTCCAATTAAGAAGCAG ATTTTGCTTTTTGCCACAGCAAATGATACAGATAAGTTGTTCCCGACATTTCAAGATGCTGCAAAACTTTTCAAAGGAAAG CTTAACTTTGTTTATGTCAAAACGGACGATCATGAAGTTGGGAAACCAGTATCACATTATTTTGGGGTCAGTGGAGATTCTCCACAG GTCATTGGATACATAGAAGAAGATGATCGCAAGAAATTTAGATTTCACGGGGACATTACACTCGAGAGGATTAAG GCATTTAATGAGGACTTTCTAGACGACAAGCTCAAACCTTTCTATAAATCAGATCCAGTTCCTGTGACA AATGATGCTGATGTGAAAATCGTTGTTGGGAACAATTTTGATGAAATCGTTCTAAATGAGTCAAAAGACGTGCTTCTTGAG ATCTATGCAACATGGTGTAGGCACTGCCAAGCTCTGGAACCAATATTCAATAAACTAGCACGCCACTTACATGGCGTTGAGTCTCTTGTTATAGCCAAAATGGATGGAACAAGAAACGAGCACCCTCGTGCTAAG TTTAAAGGATTCCCAAGTCTCCAATTCTTTCCAGCAGGCAATAAGAGCACTGATCCA ATTCGGGTTCACTCTGAAGCTACTCTAGTGGAATTGTATAAGTTTATCAAGAAACATGCAGCTATCCCTTTCAAGCTTCAAAGACCAGCTTCTTCTAAAGAAGGCGTCAAGGGGGAGCCTGGCAACGTAAAAGATGAATTATGA